In one window of Tellurirhabdus rosea DNA:
- a CDS encoding copper homeostasis protein CutC, giving the protein MQVEVCAFSLDSCRIAQDSGADRIELCGGAPEGGTTPSYGLIQAARELLVIELYVMIRPRGGDFLYTDLEFEVMQRDVRSARACEVDGLVFGLLRADGTVDEERTRELVELAHPLPVTFHRAFDMSRDPEEALEAVIRTGAKRILTSGQQASAEKGILLLEKLVKQAAGRIQIMAGAGVTPQNATRIAATGVQALHLTGKKVEPSPMTFRHPSLTMASVVPDEYERLGTDPALIRQLRLKVEI; this is encoded by the coding sequence ATGCAGGTCGAAGTTTGCGCTTTTTCGCTGGATTCCTGCCGAATCGCGCAGGACAGCGGAGCCGACCGGATTGAACTCTGCGGCGGAGCGCCCGAAGGCGGCACTACGCCCAGTTACGGACTCATTCAGGCCGCCCGCGAGCTGCTGGTCATCGAACTATACGTGATGATTCGGCCGCGGGGCGGGGATTTCCTGTATACCGATCTGGAATTTGAAGTGATGCAGCGGGACGTGCGGAGTGCCCGGGCCTGTGAAGTCGATGGGCTCGTTTTTGGCCTGCTCCGCGCCGACGGAACGGTTGATGAAGAACGGACCCGGGAGCTGGTCGAGCTGGCTCATCCGCTGCCCGTCACGTTTCATCGGGCCTTCGACATGAGCCGCGACCCGGAGGAAGCCCTGGAGGCCGTTATCCGGACGGGCGCGAAGCGGATTTTAACGTCCGGTCAGCAGGCTTCCGCCGAAAAAGGCATTTTGCTGCTGGAAAAACTCGTAAAGCAGGCGGCAGGACGCATCCAGATCATGGCCGGAGCGGGCGTAACTCCCCAGAACGCCACCCGGATTGCCGCCACCGGCGTACAGGCCCTGCACCTGACCGGCAAAAAAGTAGAACCCAGCCCGATGACGTTCCGGCATCCCAGTCTTACCATGGCGTCGGTCGTCCCGGACGAATACGAACGGCTAGGCACTGATCCGGCGCTGATTCGCCAGTTAAGGTTGAAGGTTGAAATTTGA
- a CDS encoding sodium:solute symporter family transporter produces MQQLQAIDYSVFFIYFVIVAAYGYWIYKRKQNKEQSSTDFFLAEGSLTWWAIGTSLIASNISAEQFIGMSGNGFSMGLAIATYEWMAAATLIIVGVFFMPIYLKNHIFTMPQFLRQRYNDTVATIMAVFWLFLYVLVNLTSILFLGALAVSTISGIDFWFCMISLAIFALIITIGGMKVIGYTDVIQVFFLILGGLATTYLAVNLVSEQNGLNGLGAGFDLMLSKSADHFNMIFERNNQNYAALPGLTVLFGGMWIVNLNYWGCNQYITQRALGADLKTARNGILFAAFLKLLMPLIVVIPGIAAYTLYQQGLFQTEMLTNGQLNQDRAYPVLLNLLPPGLKGLSFAALTAAVVASLAGKANSISTIYTLDIYKKFINKDASERTLVRIGRITILISLILAIIISPYMGIDKKGGFQFIQEMTGLVSPGVFAAFLMGFFWKRTNTAGAMFAIVGGFLLALFFKFLLPETFDLSGLQPYGFAYLNQEAGRYEIPFLDQMGFIFLICVAVMFVLGLQRPSLKGLEIDATMFRVRSGFALGSLVIVVILTFLYGYFW; encoded by the coding sequence ATGCAGCAATTACAAGCAATTGATTACAGTGTATTCTTCATTTATTTCGTAATCGTAGCGGCCTACGGCTACTGGATTTACAAGCGAAAACAAAACAAAGAGCAGTCGTCCACCGATTTTTTTCTGGCCGAAGGGTCGCTGACCTGGTGGGCTATCGGTACTTCTCTGATCGCCTCCAACATCTCCGCTGAGCAGTTCATCGGCATGTCGGGCAACGGGTTTTCCATGGGTCTCGCCATCGCCACGTACGAATGGATGGCCGCCGCTACGCTGATCATCGTCGGCGTTTTCTTCATGCCGATCTACCTGAAGAATCACATCTTCACGATGCCCCAGTTTCTGCGGCAGCGGTACAACGACACCGTCGCGACGATTATGGCCGTTTTCTGGCTGTTTCTGTACGTGCTGGTAAACCTGACCTCCATCCTGTTTCTGGGCGCGCTGGCCGTATCCACCATCTCGGGGATTGATTTCTGGTTCTGCATGATCAGCCTGGCTATTTTCGCCCTCATCATCACCATCGGCGGGATGAAGGTAATCGGCTACACGGACGTGATTCAGGTGTTCTTCCTGATTCTGGGCGGTCTGGCAACGACCTATCTGGCCGTAAACCTGGTTTCGGAGCAGAACGGCCTGAACGGCCTCGGCGCTGGCTTTGACCTCATGCTGTCCAAGTCCGCCGATCACTTCAACATGATTTTTGAGCGCAACAACCAGAATTACGCGGCCTTACCCGGCCTGACTGTCCTTTTCGGAGGGATGTGGATTGTGAACCTGAACTACTGGGGCTGTAACCAGTACATCACCCAGCGCGCACTGGGTGCCGACCTGAAAACGGCCCGGAACGGTATTCTCTTCGCCGCTTTCCTGAAGCTGCTGATGCCGCTGATCGTCGTTATTCCGGGCATTGCGGCCTACACGCTGTACCAGCAGGGCCTGTTTCAGACCGAAATGCTGACCAACGGCCAACTGAACCAGGACCGCGCTTATCCGGTGCTGCTGAACCTGCTGCCCCCGGGTCTGAAGGGACTTTCGTTTGCCGCCCTGACCGCCGCGGTTGTGGCTTCGCTGGCCGGGAAAGCCAACTCGATCTCGACCATTTACACGCTCGATATCTACAAGAAATTTATCAACAAGGACGCTTCCGAGCGGACGCTGGTGCGGATTGGCCGGATCACCATCCTGATTTCGCTGATTCTGGCCATCATCATCTCGCCGTACATGGGCATCGACAAGAAAGGCGGCTTCCAGTTCATTCAGGAAATGACGGGTCTGGTTTCGCCGGGTGTCTTTGCGGCGTTTCTGATGGGCTTTTTCTGGAAGCGGACCAATACGGCCGGGGCCATGTTCGCCATCGTGGGCGGCTTTCTGCTGGCGCTGTTCTTCAAATTCCTGCTGCCCGAAACGTTTGATCTGTCGGGTCTGCAACCCTACGGCTTTGCCTACCTGAATCAGGAAGCCGGCCGCTACGAAATTCCTTTCCTGGACCAGATGGGCTTTATCTTCCTGATCTGCGTGGCGGTAATGTTTGTGCTGGGCTTGCAGCGCCCGAGTCTGAAAGGGCTGGAAATCGACGCCACGATGTTCCGGGTGCGGTCAGGCTTCGCGCTGGGCTCCCTGGTCATCGTCGTGATTCTGACGTTCCTGTACGGGTATTTCTGGTAA
- a CDS encoding DUF983 domain-containing protein, which produces MHKKCPVCGQDYEPEPGFYFGAMYVSYALYVAFTISTFVLLVVLLDVDVMNFLYFLLPCIVLLTPYFFRVARRTWINFFVSYKPDKAAQQQSTLTGSAVNDEAVNM; this is translated from the coding sequence ATGCACAAAAAATGCCCGGTCTGCGGCCAGGATTACGAGCCGGAACCGGGCTTTTATTTTGGAGCCATGTACGTCAGCTACGCGCTGTACGTCGCTTTTACGATTTCCACCTTTGTACTGCTGGTGGTGTTGCTGGATGTGGACGTCATGAATTTTCTCTATTTTCTGCTACCGTGCATCGTCCTGCTGACGCCTTATTTTTTCCGGGTTGCGCGGCGCACTTGGATTAACTTCTTTGTGAGTTACAAACCCGATAAAGCCGCGCAGCAACAGAGTACTCTGACTGGTAGTGCAGTCAATGACGAAGCGGTCAATATGTAA
- a CDS encoding TetR/AcrR family transcriptional regulator encodes MEYKVSVKINENLFLRDPEQSALGRRIVQESIQLLNDLGFEEFTFKKLATRLHTNESSVYRYFENKHRLLVYLVTWYWRWMDFQLNYFTHSLKDPAEKLNVAIRLLLLRQEAPVPQQDYITFLGLHQLVVKEASKAYLTKHVTEDNKQQLFKPYKDLCAHIADIIHECSPKYKYSRSLTSTLIEMAHYQAFFMQHLPSLTDFGDTKNEDELITFLTDLVYSAIGLKKAAALAHNGNGAH; translated from the coding sequence ATGGAATATAAAGTCTCGGTTAAGATCAACGAGAATCTGTTTCTCCGCGATCCGGAGCAGTCAGCCCTTGGCCGGAGAATCGTTCAGGAAAGCATCCAGCTTCTGAATGATCTTGGCTTCGAAGAATTTACGTTCAAAAAACTGGCAACCCGGCTGCATACCAACGAATCGAGCGTCTACCGGTATTTCGAAAACAAGCACCGGCTGCTCGTTTATCTGGTTACGTGGTATTGGCGCTGGATGGACTTTCAGCTCAATTACTTCACCCATTCGCTGAAAGATCCGGCGGAGAAGCTGAACGTCGCCATCCGGCTGCTGCTGCTCCGGCAGGAGGCTCCCGTGCCCCAGCAGGACTACATTACGTTCCTCGGGCTGCACCAGCTGGTGGTCAAGGAAGCCAGCAAAGCGTACCTGACCAAGCATGTGACGGAAGACAACAAACAGCAGTTGTTTAAGCCGTACAAAGACCTCTGTGCGCACATAGCGGACATTATCCACGAGTGCAGTCCGAAGTATAAATATTCCCGCTCGCTCACCAGCACGCTGATCGAAATGGCCCATTATCAGGCGTTTTTCATGCAGCACCTGCCTTCGCTGACCGATTTTGGGGATACAAAAAATGAGGACGAGCTGATCACCTTCCTGACGGACCTGGTTTACTCAGCCATTGGCCTGAAGAAGGCGGCGGCGCTGGCACACAACGGCAACGGAGCTCATTAA
- a CDS encoding glycosyltransferase, with amino-acid sequence MEPILHTQKRKLLLEVAWEVCNQVGGIYTVIRSKVPSMVEKWGDDYIALGPYFPNKANIELEPIRHDDGTEIGQTVEAMRTLGFEVQYGYWLVTGKPRVVLFGLNSLTPEQTNRVKYLLWEHHGISTLNAEPLVNQVVAFGEMVRLFLTMLAENHARKLDIAAHFHEWMASSGLPELRRDNVKVATIFTTHATMLGRYLAMNESGFYGKLPFFDWAKEARHYGIEAQATIERLAAQQSHVFTTVSDVTARECEVFLGRIPDLILPNGLNITRFAAVHEFQNLHVKYKERIHEFVMGHFFQSYSFDLEKTLYFFTSGRYEFSNKGYDLTLEALARLNWKMREAGMDMTVIMFLVTKQPYHSIDPDVLHSRALLNEIQETCKAIEEQIGNQLFKEAASREDIDLPDLNQFVDEYWRLRLRRTVQSWKTHKLPPFVTHDLVQEDDMVRFIRQVKLINNEQDRVKVVYHPDFIASTNPLFGLDYGQFVRGCHLGIFPSYYEPWGYTPLECVVRGIPTVTSDLSGFGDFIQQIMRDYESRGIYVVNRKTQNFNEAADQLANILFRFVRLSQRDRIAQRNRVENISDVFDWTNLRSYYDTAHDLALKRKKP; translated from the coding sequence TTGGAACCGATTCTCCATACACAAAAGCGTAAGCTGTTACTTGAAGTTGCCTGGGAAGTTTGTAACCAGGTTGGCGGTATTTACACCGTAATCCGCTCAAAGGTGCCCTCGATGGTCGAGAAGTGGGGCGATGACTACATTGCGCTGGGACCTTATTTTCCCAATAAAGCCAACATTGAACTGGAGCCCATCCGGCACGACGACGGCACCGAAATCGGCCAGACGGTCGAAGCCATGCGCACGCTCGGATTTGAAGTACAATACGGATACTGGCTCGTTACGGGCAAGCCCCGGGTCGTTCTGTTTGGCCTCAACAGCCTTACTCCCGAACAGACCAACCGGGTAAAATACCTGCTCTGGGAACACCACGGCATCTCGACGCTGAATGCCGAGCCGCTTGTCAACCAAGTGGTTGCCTTCGGCGAAATGGTCCGCCTTTTTCTGACGATGCTGGCGGAAAATCACGCCCGCAAGCTCGACATTGCGGCCCATTTCCACGAATGGATGGCCAGCAGCGGCCTGCCCGAACTCCGGCGCGATAACGTCAAGGTGGCCACCATCTTCACGACCCACGCCACCATGCTGGGCCGGTATCTGGCCATGAATGAGTCGGGTTTTTACGGCAAGCTGCCCTTCTTCGACTGGGCCAAGGAGGCCCGCCATTACGGCATCGAAGCCCAGGCGACTATCGAACGGCTGGCCGCCCAGCAGTCGCACGTCTTCACGACCGTGAGCGATGTTACGGCCCGCGAGTGCGAGGTTTTTCTCGGCCGCATTCCGGACCTGATTTTACCGAACGGACTTAATATTACCCGCTTTGCCGCCGTCCACGAATTTCAGAACCTGCACGTCAAATACAAGGAACGGATTCATGAATTTGTGATGGGGCACTTCTTCCAGAGCTATTCTTTCGATCTGGAAAAAACACTGTATTTCTTCACCTCCGGCCGCTACGAATTCAGCAATAAAGGCTACGACCTGACGCTGGAGGCGCTGGCCCGGCTCAACTGGAAAATGCGGGAGGCGGGCATGGACATGACCGTCATTATGTTTCTGGTCACGAAGCAGCCGTACCACTCCATCGACCCGGACGTGCTGCACAGCCGCGCACTGCTCAACGAGATTCAGGAAACCTGCAAAGCTATCGAGGAGCAGATCGGAAACCAATTGTTCAAGGAGGCCGCCTCGCGCGAGGACATCGACTTGCCGGACCTGAACCAGTTTGTCGATGAATACTGGCGGCTCCGGCTGCGGCGGACGGTTCAGAGCTGGAAAACGCACAAACTGCCGCCTTTTGTTACGCACGATCTGGTGCAGGAGGACGACATGGTGCGGTTTATCCGGCAGGTTAAGCTGATCAACAACGAGCAGGACCGCGTTAAAGTGGTTTACCATCCGGACTTCATTGCTTCAACTAATCCGCTCTTTGGTCTGGATTATGGGCAGTTTGTCCGGGGCTGCCACCTCGGCATTTTCCCGAGCTACTACGAGCCGTGGGGCTACACGCCGCTGGAATGCGTCGTGCGGGGCATTCCGACCGTGACGAGCGATTTGTCGGGCTTCGGCGATTTCATCCAGCAGATCATGCGGGATTACGAAAGCCGGGGTATTTACGTCGTCAACCGCAAGACGCAGAACTTCAACGAGGCCGCCGACCAGTTAGCCAACATCCTGTTCCGCTTTGTGCGCCTCTCGCAGCGCGACCGCATCGCCCAGCGGAACCGGGTCGAGAACATCTCCGACGTCTTCGACTGGACCAACCTGCGGAGTTACTACGACACGGCGCACGATCTGGCGCTGAAACGGAAGAAGCCGTAA
- the purU gene encoding formyltetrahydrofolate deformylase, translating into MSTETRHVLLMDGPDSTGLIHKVTGVLYNHNLNIIRNDEYVSPDRQFFMRTEFEGELGREALLDELGRTLPGEVNLRINPKKKKNIVVFATKEHHCLGELLIRYAFDELDADILAVVSNYNTLQPLVSKFGIPFHYISHEHRTREEHEEAMLRTLAIYEPEYLVLAKYMRVLTPAFVDHFPNRIINIHHSFLPAFIGANPYRQAYERGVKIIGATAHFVNNHLDEGPIIAQDVKEVHHRQTAGDMATEGRDVEKLVLSKALNLVFNDRVFIHRNRTIIL; encoded by the coding sequence ATGTCCACCGAAACCCGGCACGTGCTGCTCATGGACGGCCCCGACAGTACGGGCCTGATTCATAAAGTAACCGGCGTGCTTTACAACCACAACCTGAATATCATCCGGAATGACGAATACGTAAGCCCCGACCGGCAGTTTTTCATGCGGACCGAGTTTGAGGGCGAACTCGGCCGGGAGGCGCTACTGGACGAACTGGGCCGGACGCTGCCCGGGGAGGTCAACCTACGCATCAATCCGAAGAAAAAGAAGAACATCGTCGTTTTTGCCACCAAGGAGCACCACTGCCTGGGTGAACTGCTGATCCGCTACGCGTTCGACGAACTGGACGCCGACATTCTGGCCGTGGTCAGCAACTACAATACGCTTCAACCGCTGGTGAGCAAATTCGGGATTCCGTTCCATTACATCTCCCACGAACACCGGACCCGCGAGGAACACGAGGAGGCCATGCTGCGGACGCTGGCCATCTACGAGCCGGAATACCTGGTGCTGGCCAAATACATGCGCGTATTGACCCCAGCGTTCGTAGACCATTTTCCGAACCGCATCATCAACATCCACCATTCCTTCCTGCCCGCCTTTATCGGGGCCAATCCATACCGGCAGGCGTATGAGCGGGGCGTAAAGATCATCGGCGCTACGGCCCATTTTGTGAACAACCACCTCGACGAAGGGCCCATTATCGCCCAGGATGTCAAAGAGGTGCACCACCGGCAAACAGCCGGCGATATGGCGACCGAAGGCCGTGATGTGGAAAAACTGGTGCTTTCCAAAGCGCTGAATCTGGTGTTCAACGACCGGGTGTTCATTCACCGGAACCGCACGATTATTTTGTAA